From Aegilops tauschii subsp. strangulata cultivar AL8/78 chromosome 5, Aet v6.0, whole genome shotgun sequence:
tctgccatcgtACATTCACAACCGTCCGATCGATCTGATCTAACGGAAACGGTGAAATCTGGTCAATTTTGCAAACAGACGCCCGCCACTTCCATCACATATTTGCAGATAACCCCCTGCCTTTCCCGTTCAGCCCCATGGCCCCCATCTCTTCCCCACGCCCACTTTATCCAATCATCTCAGGAAAGGCATGCCGCCGGCAGCGCTGGAACCGATCTGGCGCGGTGGCTGCCGTCGACGCCGTGTGCCGCCGGAACCTCTCATGCATCCTCTCAGCCACACGGCCCACCAACACCATGGCCCTCTCGTCCATCTCTTACACCCCATCCCCATCTTCTCCGATGCTGACCTCGGCAAGCATGCCGGCGACGCATCTCCTGTCCCCTCCTCTGCGCATTAGTCCCAGCGCCCAACATCTCCACACCCCCTCCTCCTCGCCATCTTTTTTTTGACTGTACACAGTGGGCAAAAACCCCACTGCAATTTTTTTGTTTATATTAATCTAAAAAAAGTAAGGTCCTAGAAAGGAACCAAAGTACAAAGAGGCTTGAGATATGCCAAGAAGGAAGACAAAAGGAAGAGGAAAGAAAAAAACACTAACAACTAAGAAACAAGGATTACAGGACAAGATTATCCAGCCAAAAACAGTATGCTCCAACATAGCTCTTTTTAATTCTGAATCTGAGAAGAGAAAGCTCCTCCATGAAGATGGCTTTCCACCTTTGAATGCTGGGTTGAATTGCTTGGAAAATCATGTTATTCCTGGAGATCCAAATAGCCCAAGAGGCAAGGATGACTATCTCCATGAAGGAAAGTACATGAAGTTTCTGCTTGAGATCAAGAAAAGCTTCCATGATTGAAACATTTGCCTGCCTTGAAGGGCAGATCAGATCCCAACACTGTGCAGCAAAAGGGAAAGTCCAGAAAAGGTGTTGGAGAGTCTCTTCCTGTGGGCAATTGTTGACAGCACAGTTATAGTTGCCCAGCTGAAAAGATTTCCTTCTCAGAAGATTTCTAGTATTGAGCCTGTCATGAAGTAGTCTCCAAAAGAACACCTTACGTTTTGGCTGACAAGAACTGCTCCAGATCCAATTGAACTGCTGTGGTACAGCTTTAACTCCCATCAGCACTTTGTATGCCTTAGCCACAGAGAATTGCTCAGTTCCCCATATGTAGCTCCATGTATCTGTGCAATCCAAAGTATCAGAGGCCCTTAAAGCAATGCAGATGTCCTCTATAGCCTCAAATTCCTGGAAAGCTTGCACAGTCAGAGGCAGATGAAATAGGTCCTCTAAGTATTCAGTTTGGAGAATGGTGTGAACAGTAGCATCCTTGTTTTTCACAAATGAGAATAGGTGGGGGAACATGTCTTGCAAGCAGTGTGAGTGCCAAAGATCAGTCCAAAAATAAGCACTCTTTCCATCACCTATGTTGCATCTGGCCAAGGACTTATAGTTATCAATCAGCTTAAGGTTTGCCTTCCACCAAAAAGATCCCATCCAGCTATTAGCAGGTAGAGAATCATTGCTGTAGTAAGATTCCCAAATCAGATTGACCCAGGGAATATTGTGTCTGTTGTAGAACTTATGCAGGTTCTTGAGAAGCAATGCTTTATTCTGAACAAAAATATCAATCACTCCTAATCCACCTTGATTTTTAGGTCTACACACAGTACTCCATGCCACCATGGCAGGTCTATGGTCCTCCAAATCAGGGCCTCTCCAAAGACAATGTCTCAAGTATTTTATGGCTTGGGTTTTGATGGTAACAGGCATGTCAAGGCATCCCATGAGATATATCAATAAAGAGTTGAGGACAGATTTCACTAGCAACAATCTCCCAGCCAAAGTCATAAAGGTGGACAATCCCACAATCTTCTTCTGCAGTCTTGTGACAAGGGGAAAACATTGTTCAACAGTAGGCTTATGAAGGCCTAGGGGTACTCCCAAATACTTGATTGGAAAAGATTCCTTCTTGCAATGAAAATTATTTATTAAAATCTCCATCTTCTCTTCTGGCACATTTATTGGAATCATACTTGATTTATTGTAGTTCACTTTAAGGCCTGTGGCATCAGCAAAAGTATTGAGAAGGGCTTTGAGGCAATGTAATTGCTTTGCATCTGCTTGCAGAATAACCAAggtgtcatcagcatactggACAATTGGAAAATCAGGGCATGACTCTACTTGCAAGGGAGAAGTTACCAAACCCAGGTGCATTGCCTTATTGAGAATTGTCTGAAGTAGATCAGCAGCCAGCACAAAGAGAAGAGGGGACAGAGGATCCCCCTACCTTACACCTCTAAGGCAATAATTTTTTTTCCAGGAACACCATTTAGTAATATAGTAGAAGATGCAGAAGTAAACAATAATTTGATCCATGTAAGCCATCTGTCCCCAAAGCCCTTTGCTTTTAAAATATCCAGCATAGCCTGATGTTCAATGgtgtcaaaagccttttcaaaatccaatTTCAGAACAATGATTTCCTCCTTTGACTTATGACATTGGTGTAAATACTCATAAGCCCACCCCAAACAGTCATGAATATATCTTTCTTTAAGGAATCCATATTGGTTGATGTGTACCAATTTCAGAATCACCTTTTGCAATCTATTTGCCAGCAGCTTAGTAACAATTTTCAGACAGCTGTTCAGTAAAGAGATAGGCCTAAAATCATTTGCAGTCAATGGAGAATTACCCTTTGGAATGAGAGTTATGAAAGAAGTGTTCAAACTCTCAAGGGAGATGTGCCCTGCATGAAAATCATAAATGAATTTGAGCACATCTTCTTTAATAATATCCCAACAAGACTTGAGGAACTCATTGTTAAAACCATCAGGGCCAGGAGACTTGTCATTTGGGAGATCATGGACAACAGCTTCAATTTCTTCAGCAGTAAAAGGCAATTCCAGATTAGCAAAAATATCTGAATGCTGTCTCTGCCCATACAAAGAAACTAGATCAAAGTGCATTGTGGTTTCTTGGGATGTGCCCATTCTTTTTTTGAAAGCATCCAAGAGAATAGCAGCTTTACCAGCATGATCTGAGATCTCCATTTGGTCCTCATTGTGAAGAATAACAATATGGTTATGCCTGTAATTGATGGAAGcttttgtgtgaattttttttgtGTTTTCATCTCCAAACTTCACCCCCTTGATTTTTCCTCTCTgcttccaataaatctgttggtTCCTCAGTAAAATAAGCAGTTGTTCTTTAAGAATAGCCCTGCAGCTCCATTCATGAGTATCCAGCTCTCTAAATTCCTCAAAGAAATCCCACATGAAGAGGAGCTCATTTAACTTTGCAATTGTAGATTTCAGACAGGACAGAGATTTAGCCCACAGCT
This genomic window contains:
- the LOC109765257 gene encoding uncharacterized protein, translated to MAKGKENIGVAANLHDVESQALLQPFGQENLRKRRSGKTPLVEIEVSEGELEDMLAKKPKRMEEEVLDKARVFRFENYWLHHSDFKQVVASAWSIPVGNLDSVKSLNAKFKILRRALKLWAKSLSCLKSTIAKLNELLFMWDFFEEFRELDTHEWSCRAILKEQLLILLRNQQIYWKQRGKIKGVKFGDENTKKIHTKASINYRHNHIVILHNEDQMEISDHAGKAAILLDAFKKRMGTSQETTMHFDLVSLYGQRQHSDIFANLELPFTAEEIEAVVHDLPNDKSPGPDGFNNEFLKSCWDIIKEDVLKFIYDFHAGHISLESLNTSFITLIPKGNSPLTANDFRPISLLNSCLKIVTKLLANRLQKEFEAIEDICIALRASDTLDCTDTWSYIWGTEQFSVAKAYKVLMGVKACWDLICPSRQANVSIMEAFLDLKQKLHININKKIAVGFLPTVYSQKKDGEEEGVWRCWALGLMRRGGDRRCVAGMLAEVSIGEDGDGV